A region from the Cannabis sativa cultivar Pink pepper isolate KNU-18-1 chromosome 9, ASM2916894v1, whole genome shotgun sequence genome encodes:
- the LOC115721905 gene encoding glyoxylase I 4: MAEAASGDIAIGATLNHISRESTDIRRLANFYKQIFGFEEIESPNFGDFKVIWLNLPSAFALHLIERDPTTKLPEGPWSATSPVADPSHIRRGHHICFSVSNFESFVQTLKEKGIENFESSVPNRGVKQVFFFDPDGNGLEVASLPPQQ, encoded by the exons ATGGCGGAAGCAGCGTCAGGGGACATAGCCATAGGAGCCACGCTCAACCATATTTCCAGAGAATCCACTGATATTAGGCGCCTCGCTAATTTCTACAaacag ATATTTGGGTTCGAAGAGATTGAGTCTCCAAATTTTGGGGATTTTAAGGTGATATGGCTGAATCTTCCTTCAGCTTTCGCTCTTCACCTCATCGAGAGAGACCCCACCACCAAGCTTCCCGAAGGCCCATGGAGTGCCACGTCACCTGTCGCCGACCCTAGCCATATTCGCAGGGGTCACCATATCTGCTTCTCCGTCTCCAATTTTGAATCTTTTGTCCAAACTCTCAAG GAAAAGGGTATTGAGAATTTTGAGAGTTCTGTACCCAACCGTGGAGTCAAGCAAGTATTCTTCTTTGACCCAGATG GGAATGGTTTGGAGGTTGCTAGTCTCCCACCACAGCAATAA